Genomic DNA from Pedobacter africanus:
AAGCAAAAGATGTGATACAGGAAGTTTTTATCGGGCTCTGGGAAAATCGCGCTAATTTTATTCTAAAAACTTATCTATCTGGTTTTTTGTACAAATCTGTTCTGAACAAAATATTGAATATATGGAAGCACAAACGTGTAATCCGGCATCATGTACTTAGTTTGTCGTTAGAAGTGGACGTAGACTCGGAAGAAACTGATTTTCTGATTCGGGAAAAAGACATTGCTGCTTTGGTGGAAAAGGAAATAGCTGCTATGCCGCCCAGGATGCGTGAGGTTTATGAGCTGAAGTATAGGCAGTATATGTCTGTAAAACAGATCGCAAATGACCTCAACATATCTGAAAATACAGTGGCTACTCAACTCCAGCGTGCGTCTGCACATTTGAAAAATAAACTGGGTGTTGTAGTTTTTGCAATTTATATGCTACAGAGGTGATTTTAAGCCTTTCTTCATCTTTTTTTTAATATTTAATTTTTCTTGAAAAAAAATTTAAATGCTTGTGGTTGATTCATTGTGCTGAGTTGTCTATGCGGTATAAAATCATAAAATATTAACAACTGACACGCCCCATGGATAAAAGCCAGATTAATGATTTACTGGATAAACTGAACACAGGCAGCTTTAGTCCGGTTGAGGAGCAACAGGCACTTAATTATATTCATAAATTTAATTCAGATGGGCCTACCGGGTTAACGGATGAGCAGTTTTTTAGTGCTGAATTTGAAATGTGGAATGTGATTGACAGGAAATCCAGGCCAAATCACTTCAGGTTATTTAGAAATTTTGCTGCTGCTGCAGTTGCTGTCATTATATGTACAATTGGTCTTTATTACTATACTGGTTCAGAGTCAGAAACAACTCATTTTGTTTCCTATACAAAAGATATTCCTGCAGGTAAAGACGGTGCCACGTTAACGTTAGGAAATGGGAAAAAGATAATGATCTCGGAGGCATCTGCCGGAATCCTGGTTGATGACAAGGATATCTCCATTACCAAAACCAGTAATGGAATGATTGTTTACAAAGTGAAGTCTTCTGAAAATGAAGGTACGGATTATAATATGCTGGAAACGGACAATGGACAACAGAGCAAAATAGTTCTGCCAGATAATTCAGTTGTCTTTTTAAATGCAGCATCTTCATTAAAGTACCCTTCTTCGTTCTCTCATTTAAATGAAAGACAGGTGGAGCTCTCGGGAGAGGCTTACTTCGAAATTTCGAAGGACAAAAAACACCCGTTTATTGTAAAAACCAGGAATCAGGGCATTAAAGTTTTAGGTACTCATTTTAATGTAAACAGTTATACCAATGAGCAGGCAACAAAAACTACTTTGTTAGAAGGTAGTGTGTTGATTGACCGGAAGTACGTGCTTAAACCAGGAGAACTCGCTGTTAATAGCGATGGGAAATTGAATGTTATGCCAGCAGACATAGATTTGGAGCTGGCATGGAAAAATAATGATTTTTATTTCAGGGAAACATCTATGGAGAGTGTGATGAAGCAAATTGCGAGATGGTATAACATCAAGGTCGAATATACAGACCCGCGGCTAAAGTTAGTCTCTATAAATGGCCTTATATCCCGTTCAAAGCCGCTTTCAGTTGTATTGGGAAGACTTGGAGCTGCCGGACAGATGCGTTTTAAAATAAATGAGCGTAATGTTATTGCGATGCCGCAATAAAAATAAATCAACCCGAGAATTATATAAATAAACCTAAACCAAACTAAAATGAGAAGACATTTACGACAGAAAAGTTAAAAAGCAAATTAAGGCCGTTAAAAAAGAGCCGAAAAGTGCTGTCAACACTTTCCGGCGAGTTTGAGCGACCGTCCCGATAAGTCGGGAAAACAAATGATGTAGTCAACAACAAATATCAACTCAAACCAATCAAAAGTATGCAAATATATGCTTTTAACCAAGGTATGTCACGCCTGTGGCTGCCACAAAAATTATTGTTAATTATGAAACTAGTCATAATTATGTTCATCGCTTCCCTAATGCAGGTTTCTGCTACCGGGTTTGCACAGCGGGTATCATTGAACGAAAAGAGCGCCTCACTGGAAGCTGTTTTCAAAAAAATACGAACTCAGACCGGGTACGACTTCGTTTACGATTCAAAATTAATTGATGCTGACAAAAAGGTTAGCCTGAATGTAAGAAATGTTGACCTGGAAAATGCCCTATCCAAGATTCTGGATGGACAAGGACTTGCTTTCGAAATTAAGGATAAGGTCATTGTTTTATCTAAGAAATCACCCTCATTGCTAAATAAAATAATCATCGGAATCACTGCACAGGATATAAGAGGCTTTGTGTTAGATGAGAACAATGTACCCTTACCTGGAGCAACTGTGAGGGTAAAAGGTAGTAACAAAAGTGTTAGTACAAATGAAAACGGCGGATTTATCCTTAAAGATGTTGTTGCTGGGGATGTGTTGCTGATATCTTATATCGGTTATGAAACCCGCGAGATGACACTTACATCAGAGTTGCTAAGCAAAGGTAATATAGGTATCAATTTAAAACTCACTTATTCAAGTTTAGCAGAAGTAAATATAGTAAACACCGGCTATCAAAAAATACAGCAAACTAAAATGACGGGGTCTGTAACTACAGTGGGGAGGGAACAGCTTGAAAAAAGAAATGTTACCAACATTTTGCAAAATCTTGAGGGCTTGGTTCCAGGGCTTGTGCAAACCCGTCTTAGGACAACGATAAGAGGCTTAAGTACCCTAGATAATACCATGCGCGGCATTTTGTATGTTGTTGATGGTTTGCCAATTGAAGGAGGAATTGAGCAAATTAACCCTTATGATGTTGAAAGTGTTAGTGTGCTTAAAGACGCTGCTGCAGCAGCTATCTATGGGGCGCGCGCCTCTAATGGCGTTATTGTAATCACCACCAAACGGGCCAAGGAAATAGGGAAGACAGTGGTAGAAGTAACAGGCAATTTGACGGTAACAGATAAGCCAGATTATAGTTATCAAAATTGGATGAGCCCTGCCCAACAGGTAGACTATGAAAGCGATTATTACAAATGGTGGTTTAACGGCGGGGGCAACGGAGGTCCGGTTGTGGCAAATCCTATTGGAGATTTTGACAGCAGGATTAACTCCTCTAATTTTATTAGCCCAATCGCCTATGCCTATTATCAGCAGAAGAAGGGCCTTATCAGTCAGCCTCAACTTGAAGGAGTGTTGTCTGATCTGAAAAAGAATGATTTCCTGGCCCAGTACAAGGATAATGCAATCCAAAAAGGCATAATTGAACAATATAACGTTGCGTTAAGGACGAATAGTGGAAAAGCGCAGAATAGCTTAATCGTCAATTACACAACTGATAATAATGGGGGTAATAATAATTCAACAGGTGGCGTACCAACCGGAACTAACCTGGCCCTTATTAACTCCTATACCAAAACACTTAATCTGTTCTATAAAGGTAGCTATAGCCTGACTAAGTGGATCGATCTGGATTATGGGGTGAACAGCGTAATTGGCAAAATAAGGACACACAATAGTGAATGGGCGAACAACCCCAGTAATGTGCCAGCCTATTACAAGCTGTTGAATGACGATGGTTCCAGGGCATACTACTATACGAGCCGTTTCAATGGATATAATCCGATCAATAATGAAAACTCTTCGGCATTGGCATCTTTTAAATTCAACCATTTGGATGAACTGGAACGCGATTTCAATGATAATTCAACCATTAATACCCGATACTTTCTGAACATGAACATCAAACCGGTTCAAGGACTAACGATAAACCCAATGTTCCAGGTGGAAGATGGCCGGAACACCTCTTCAACCTACTCGGAATCGGATAGCTATACGATGCGAATCATTCAGAATGCATACACAACCCGGACAGGTACCGCCGGAAACTATACCTATACCAATTTATTACCAAAAGGTGGTAAATTGGCTACCGGAAATTCTGGCAGTACAAATTACACTGCCCGTATGCAGGCAAATTATAACAAAGACTTCGGGAAGCATGAGATTTTAGCGCTGATTGGTAGCGAGTTCCGTCAGACATTGATCAATACCGGGACAAAAGCAATCTTATTGGGTTATGATGATCAGCTTCAGGTAGGGTCCAATCTGGTAAATTATGGAACCTTATACAATATTAATAATGGTGCTCCCTGGGATGCGAACTACGCAACACGTCAGTACCATTTCAACCAGATTTCTTTTGATAACCAGACAACGTCTGCTTTACCAGGGCTGTCCATTGATCCGAGGGAAACGATGCATCGATATGCTTCGGGGTATGCAAATATTACTTATACCTATAATAAAAAATATAATCTATTTGCATCTGCAAGGAAGGATTATGCGGATCTTTTTGGTGGTGATGAAAAATATAGAGGGAGACCTTTATGGTCAGTCGGGGCATCATGGATAGTCTCAAGGGAGCGTTTTATAAAAGACATTGAGGCTATAAACTATCTGAAACTGCGCAGTTCTTATGGTCTTACCGGCAATATCAAGAATGTAACGGCATTTCTTGCTGCAACAACAGGAACTAATTCAATAACCCAATTGCCAAATGCAAGCGTATCTAACCCGCCTAATCCGCAATTACGCTGGGAAAAAACTGCTACAACAAATATTGGGATCGACTTCAGTCTATTTACAGACCGGCTAAGAGGTTCATTGGATTGGTATAGGCGAGTAGGAACAGATTTATTTGCAAGTAAGCGTTTGGATCCGTCTGAAGGTTTTACTTCTATGACCGTTAATAATGCAAGTATGATCAACAAAGGAGTGGAATTGAGCTTAGCCTATGATTGGTTTAGGGCTTCATCACGGAATGATTTCTCATGGTCTACAAATATGACTGGTTCTTTAAATAATAACAAAGTAACCAGCGTTGATGAACTTACTAAAACACCATCTCAAATAGTTCAGAGTAGTTCTTTTAGGGTGGGTTATCCGGTAGCCTCTATATGGGCATATAAATTTGCCGGATTAAACGCAACGGGTGTTCCCCAATGGTATAATGCTACTGGCGCTCCCACTACAGCTACTTTGGGTCCAACTGATGTTGATGCATTAGTCTACATGGGTAATGAGGATCCAAAATATAACCTCTCCCTCAATAATGATCTTTCTTATAAAGGAATTTCCCTGAGTATATTTGCTGTATATCAGGGTGGAAATTATTTTAGGGCCAGACAAGTTCCTACAGCCTTTCCAAGTCCTAGTTATAATCAGACACCTTCCTATTTGCTCAACCGTTGGACACCGACAAATACGAACACCGATATTCCGGGGAGTGGACAGTTTTACCAGGTTCCACTAAATGGCCAATACAATTATTCGGATAATCTTATCCGCAGAGCAGATTTTTTTAAAGTAAGAAATATTGTGCTGGGCTATTTGATACCTCGCGAGCTGGCTGCTAAGGTGAAGGCTTCTAATTTAAGAATGAACCTTCAGGTTAACAACCCAAACATTGTTTGGTACAAACAAAAAGACGTTCGTATAGATGCTGAGACAAGCGGAATGCGAATCCCGACTTCAATTATTTTTGGGCTCAACGCTAATTTTTAAATGATAACGAAGATGAAAAAAATATTTTCCTTTCTAGCCATCATTGTTTCAATGATGCTAATGGCAGGTTGCAAAAAATATACCGACATTACTCCAAAAGGGCAAAATCTCCTTAATAAAGCAAGTGATCTGGATTTATTATTGAACGTCAATTTTTCCGGATCGGTCTACGATCACTTGAGGCAGACTATGCTGATTAACGATAATTATCTCCTTGCGGAGAATGTACCAAACGTAATTTCCGGGGTTCAGAGTATAAATAAGATCTTGCTGACTTATGACCAGACAGGTGATAGGGCAGGTCTGACTGCTACTGATTCGAGATATGAAGGGCTTTATGCAACCATTTCTAAAGTGGCAAATATTGTGATTACTATGGGCGATCAGGCGAGTGGGGATGCCCAACTGATTAAACAGCTAAAAGCGGAAGCTTACATTTTAAGGGCATTTTTACATTACCGGTTGGTAAATATTTATGCTAAAGCTTATGACCCGGCAACGGCTGCAACTGATGGTGGTATTCCTTATGTAAAGGATCTTGCTTTTGATAAAGTTAATGACAAGAAGACTGTGAAAGAGGTTTACGACAATTTATTAGCAGATCTGGATGCAGGAATATCTTCCGGGGCTTTACCGAACCAGCCTAAAAATAGCATGCGTATTGGAAAAGGCTTTGCTTATGGAGTTAAAGCCCAGGTGTTACTGTCTATGAGGAACTATCCGGCTGCGCTGGAGGCCGCGAATGAAGCGTTGAAATACAACAGTACGCTGGAAGACCATCGCCCTTTGCTAGCCATCAATCCCATTTCTGCACGTACACTCAACCGGGTTGGAATTAGCGCCGCTGATAATATATTTTATGCATTTGGTAATAGTTTCGACCCATCTATCCTGACTGCATCTCCTGAGGTATTGGCAAACTATGAAGCCGGAAATATCATCAAAGACCGGACAGAAACCTATAACTACCTTTATGGCCAGTTGTATGTGGGTTTAACCAACAGTCCGGCCTGGCTGGCTATTAATTACCAGGGGAATTCTGCAGGAATGACTACTTCAGATTTGATTTTGATCAAAGCCGAATGCCTTATCCGCACGAATAAAATTAACGAAGGAATGGATGAGGTAAATAGAATTAGAGTTCGCCGCATCGATCCGGCCAATTATGCTGCACTTTCCGCTACAACCGAAGAACAGGCAATGGGTTATCTACAGAAAACGTCGCGAATAGAATTTATTTTTACGATCAGGAATTTTATCAACATCAAAAGGTGGAATAGGGAGGTCAAATACCAGCAAACGATTACAAGAACAGTTAATGGCAAGACCTATACTTTGGAACCTGACTCTAAGTTATACATATTCCCATTTCCTCAAAGTGCCACACAGTTTAATGAGACCTTAACACAGAACTACTAATTTTTAAATGACTATGAAAAAGAACAATAATTCAGCTGGCATGCTGATCATTTTGATTTGTACACTCTTCATTTTCGGGAATGCAACAGGGCAGCAAAACGCCATATTAAATATCGGAGATCAGGCACCTCCGCTAAAGTATTCGAAATGGATTAAAGGTGAGCCCATTAGTTCGTTTGCAGGAAGCCGGTTATATGTACTTGAATTCTGGGCCACCTGGTGCGGGCCTTGTAAGGCTGCAATGCCACATCTGACTCAGTTACAGCAGCAATATAAGGATAAGGTTACTTTTATTGGTGTAGGAATCTGGGAAAAGGTGCCGGAGGGTAAGCCCTATGAATCCTCACTGCCATCGGTTGAGAAATTTGTAAAAGGTAATGACGCCAATATGGGCTATGCTGTTATAGCTGACAACAATAAGCAGTTTATGGGAAACAAATGGATGAAAGCAGCGGGTGAGAATGGGATCCCATCTACATTTGTAGTAAAAGATAACAAAATCATATGGATTGGCCACCCAAATTCCCTGGACAGTATTTTACCTGAAATGCTGGATGGGAAGTACGACATGGAAGCCTTTAAAGCTAAATTTTCGAAAAGCGCGGTGGCAGCCAGAAAGCAGAATGCCGAATTAATGGCAGTATTTACTCCTTTACAGGATGCTGTAAAAGCTAAGGAATATGCAAAGGCGCTGGAGTTGATTGAACAGCTAAAGGTAAAGCAGCCGGGTTATAAAACTATGATGGACGGTATGAAATTCAAAATATTGCTGGATATGGATGAAAAAAAAGCCATGGATTTTGCCAAAGAATGGCTGAAAGAGACAAAATCGGCTTCCTCAGTGGTATTGGGTGATGTATACAATAGGGATGGATTGTCAAAAGATACTTACCTGTGGACAGCCGGGAGTTTCGGAAATATTGAAACCTTAACAAACCCTGTGCTACTTGATGCACTGGCTACTTGTTTTTCAAAAGGGGGTGATTATCAAAATGCTTTAATTTCCCAGGAAAAGGCATTAGAATTGGCTAAAAGGGCGTTAAAGGATGGTACTATGGTAGGAAGTATTATGGACTATACTGTGACTGAGTATCAGGAAAAATTGAAAAAATACCAGGGAATGGTAAACTAATTTTAAAAAAGTTTATAGACGAGAATGTAAAATAAATTGTGTCTCTAAGTTAATGATTAACCAATTGACACAATTTATTTTACATTCTCGCCCTAGCCCTAACCAGAGAATCGCCTTCACACTACATCATCTTTTATAAAAAATGATATAGGAATACTACATCGCCGTTGTATGCAGGTTTCGGTTGATCTTTGATGACAAGAGTGGCTTCGATGACAACTTTTGTAACGCCCCTTAAATTTGCAATAGAAAGAAGTTTGGCTTTTAACTGTACTTCGTCATCCGACAGAACAGGCTGCCCAAATTTAAAGCGTTCTATCCCGTAATTGATTTCCATTTTAATGTTGCGGACCTCTGCAATCTGTTTCCATAAATAGGGAATTAATGATAAGGTTAAATAGCCATGGGCTATAGTAGCCTTAAATGGGCCTTCGGCTTCGGCTCTCTGTTTGTCAATGTGTATCCATTGGTGATCCAGGGTTGCATCGGCAAATCTGTCAATCTGCTGCTGTGTAATTTGATGCCATTCGGAAACACCTAATTCTCTGCCTAAGTGAGATTTATATTCTTCGTAATTGTTGATGATTAACATAGTATGTAGACGATTAAGCTGATCTTATCTTTGAGATCAAGTAACAATGATAATAAACCTGCCCGTGAAATAAAATTTAATGTTGATTTTAACTTGTGGCAGAAGGAGGATATTACGTAAAATAGTTTTACTGTTGTGTTAGCGATATAAATGATAAAACATTTACAAACAGCAGCCTGGCGGGGCAAAATTATTTAATTGTTTTTTGTGCTACCTGGTGTGACCCCTGTCAACAAGAATTGCCCAGGTTAAAAGAAATATATGATCAATACAAAGTTAAAGGGCTGAAGGTAGTATATTTTAACCTGGATAATAGAGTAGAATTATGGAAAGCGTATGTGCTTAAAAACAAGCTGGATTGGATCAACGTTTCTAAAAAGCTAAAAGCTAAAGTATTTAAAAAATTTCTATTTTTAATAAATAAAACAAAAACCTATGGAAACATTATCTCAAGCTGAAATGGCACAAATTATTGGAGGGGCTCAATGTCCTCCATTTCCTAAATTTACTGATGAACAATTAAGAGGCTATCTGCTGGATGCCCAGTTAAAGGAAGAACTGGATCAATTGAACTTTGAATGGGACGCAAGTTTCTAAAGTTCTATTTCTAATGCAAATCTACCTGTTACCAGTTAGTAACAGGTAGTATTTTAAGGAATCAGAATCTTTTTTCCGTCTGCATATAATTTCCCCCATTTACATAAACTATCCAGAATTGGAACAAGGTCAATGCCCTTATTGGTTAAAATATATTTTATACCCGTAGGCACGGTATTCGGTATTTCCTTTTTTACAAGGATGGCATGGCCTTCCAACTCCTTTAGCTGTCTTGCCAAGACAGTTTCAGATATATTTGGTAATTTCTGTTGCAGAAGGTGGAAACGATCATTTCCCTGGAAGATATAATAAACTATCTGGCCTTTCCAGCGGCCACTAATCATACTTATAGCGGAATTGCGTTCACACAGTTGGAATAAAGATTGTTCATTTGCATAATCTGTAGACTCTTTTTTTCTCATCTTAAAAAATATTGTTCCTAACAATTTTGTTAGTTATTGTGCACTGCAATAGATTTTAACAATTTCACTATTAATTAATATCCTGATAAAACTATTAAAATTTCTGATATGAAAACCAGCATTTATATTGCAATTTCCACGAACGGACTTATTTCTAATTCAAGAAATGTGCCGGATTGGCTTTCGCCCGAGTATGGTCAAGGCATGTACAGTATTTGCCAACAGTTCA
This window encodes:
- a CDS encoding RNA polymerase sigma factor produces the protein MPNYSEKTDKELIVLLKDNNHNAFKEIYNRYNGLLFAYAYKRLQVEEEAKDVIQEVFIGLWENRANFILKTYLSGFLYKSVLNKILNIWKHKRVIRHHVLSLSLEVDVDSEETDFLIREKDIAALVEKEIAAMPPRMREVYELKYRQYMSVKQIANDLNISENTVATQLQRASAHLKNKLGVVVFAIYMLQR
- a CDS encoding FecR family protein produces the protein MDKSQINDLLDKLNTGSFSPVEEQQALNYIHKFNSDGPTGLTDEQFFSAEFEMWNVIDRKSRPNHFRLFRNFAAAAVAVIICTIGLYYYTGSESETTHFVSYTKDIPAGKDGATLTLGNGKKIMISEASAGILVDDKDISITKTSNGMIVYKVKSSENEGTDYNMLETDNGQQSKIVLPDNSVVFLNAASSLKYPSSFSHLNERQVELSGEAYFEISKDKKHPFIVKTRNQGIKVLGTHFNVNSYTNEQATKTTLLEGSVLIDRKYVLKPGELAVNSDGKLNVMPADIDLELAWKNNDFYFRETSMESVMKQIARWYNIKVEYTDPRLKLVSINGLISRSKPLSVVLGRLGAAGQMRFKINERNVIAMPQ
- a CDS encoding SusC/RagA family TonB-linked outer membrane protein, whose protein sequence is MKLVIIMFIASLMQVSATGFAQRVSLNEKSASLEAVFKKIRTQTGYDFVYDSKLIDADKKVSLNVRNVDLENALSKILDGQGLAFEIKDKVIVLSKKSPSLLNKIIIGITAQDIRGFVLDENNVPLPGATVRVKGSNKSVSTNENGGFILKDVVAGDVLLISYIGYETREMTLTSELLSKGNIGINLKLTYSSLAEVNIVNTGYQKIQQTKMTGSVTTVGREQLEKRNVTNILQNLEGLVPGLVQTRLRTTIRGLSTLDNTMRGILYVVDGLPIEGGIEQINPYDVESVSVLKDAAAAAIYGARASNGVIVITTKRAKEIGKTVVEVTGNLTVTDKPDYSYQNWMSPAQQVDYESDYYKWWFNGGGNGGPVVANPIGDFDSRINSSNFISPIAYAYYQQKKGLISQPQLEGVLSDLKKNDFLAQYKDNAIQKGIIEQYNVALRTNSGKAQNSLIVNYTTDNNGGNNNSTGGVPTGTNLALINSYTKTLNLFYKGSYSLTKWIDLDYGVNSVIGKIRTHNSEWANNPSNVPAYYKLLNDDGSRAYYYTSRFNGYNPINNENSSALASFKFNHLDELERDFNDNSTINTRYFLNMNIKPVQGLTINPMFQVEDGRNTSSTYSESDSYTMRIIQNAYTTRTGTAGNYTYTNLLPKGGKLATGNSGSTNYTARMQANYNKDFGKHEILALIGSEFRQTLINTGTKAILLGYDDQLQVGSNLVNYGTLYNINNGAPWDANYATRQYHFNQISFDNQTTSALPGLSIDPRETMHRYASGYANITYTYNKKYNLFASARKDYADLFGGDEKYRGRPLWSVGASWIVSRERFIKDIEAINYLKLRSSYGLTGNIKNVTAFLAATTGTNSITQLPNASVSNPPNPQLRWEKTATTNIGIDFSLFTDRLRGSLDWYRRVGTDLFASKRLDPSEGFTSMTVNNASMINKGVELSLAYDWFRASSRNDFSWSTNMTGSLNNNKVTSVDELTKTPSQIVQSSSFRVGYPVASIWAYKFAGLNATGVPQWYNATGAPTTATLGPTDVDALVYMGNEDPKYNLSLNNDLSYKGISLSIFAVYQGGNYFRARQVPTAFPSPSYNQTPSYLLNRWTPTNTNTDIPGSGQFYQVPLNGQYNYSDNLIRRADFFKVRNIVLGYLIPRELAAKVKASNLRMNLQVNNPNIVWYKQKDVRIDAETSGMRIPTSIIFGLNANF
- a CDS encoding RagB/SusD family nutrient uptake outer membrane protein; this translates as MKKIFSFLAIIVSMMLMAGCKKYTDITPKGQNLLNKASDLDLLLNVNFSGSVYDHLRQTMLINDNYLLAENVPNVISGVQSINKILLTYDQTGDRAGLTATDSRYEGLYATISKVANIVITMGDQASGDAQLIKQLKAEAYILRAFLHYRLVNIYAKAYDPATAATDGGIPYVKDLAFDKVNDKKTVKEVYDNLLADLDAGISSGALPNQPKNSMRIGKGFAYGVKAQVLLSMRNYPAALEAANEALKYNSTLEDHRPLLAINPISARTLNRVGISAADNIFYAFGNSFDPSILTASPEVLANYEAGNIIKDRTETYNYLYGQLYVGLTNSPAWLAINYQGNSAGMTTSDLILIKAECLIRTNKINEGMDEVNRIRVRRIDPANYAALSATTEEQAMGYLQKTSRIEFIFTIRNFINIKRWNREVKYQQTITRTVNGKTYTLEPDSKLYIFPFPQSATQFNETLTQNY
- a CDS encoding TlpA family protein disulfide reductase, encoding MKKNNNSAGMLIILICTLFIFGNATGQQNAILNIGDQAPPLKYSKWIKGEPISSFAGSRLYVLEFWATWCGPCKAAMPHLTQLQQQYKDKVTFIGVGIWEKVPEGKPYESSLPSVEKFVKGNDANMGYAVIADNNKQFMGNKWMKAAGENGIPSTFVVKDNKIIWIGHPNSLDSILPEMLDGKYDMEAFKAKFSKSAVAARKQNAELMAVFTPLQDAVKAKEYAKALELIEQLKVKQPGYKTMMDGMKFKILLDMDEKKAMDFAKEWLKETKSASSVVLGDVYNRDGLSKDTYLWTAGSFGNIETLTNPVLLDALATCFSKGGDYQNALISQEKALELAKRALKDGTMVGSIMDYTVTEYQEKLKKYQGMVN
- a CDS encoding MaoC family dehydratase, coding for MLIINNYEEYKSHLGRELGVSEWHQITQQQIDRFADATLDHQWIHIDKQRAEAEGPFKATIAHGYLTLSLIPYLWKQIAEVRNIKMEINYGIERFKFGQPVLSDDEVQLKAKLLSIANLRGVTKVVIEATLVIKDQPKPAYNGDVVFLYHFL
- a CDS encoding TlpA family protein disulfide reductase — encoded protein: MNDKTFTNSSLAGQNYLIVFCATWCDPCQQELPRLKEIYDQYKVKGLKVVYFNLDNRVELWKAYVLKNKLDWINVSKKLKAKVFKKFLFLINKTKTYGNIISS
- a CDS encoding bacteriocin, with translation METLSQAEMAQIIGGAQCPPFPKFTDEQLRGYLLDAQLKEELDQLNFEWDASF
- a CDS encoding winged helix-turn-helix transcriptional regulator produces the protein MRKKESTDYANEQSLFQLCERNSAISMISGRWKGQIVYYIFQGNDRFHLLQQKLPNISETVLARQLKELEGHAILVKKEIPNTVPTGIKYILTNKGIDLVPILDSLCKWGKLYADGKKILIP